The following proteins are encoded in a genomic region of Thermoflexus hugenholtzii JAD2:
- a CDS encoding class I SAM-dependent methyltransferase produces the protein MEAGHFWFVGRRAILQHWLRRIALPAEGLVLDAGCGTGWTVRWLADQGFRVMGVDVLSDGLRDLKARAPSLALVQGDARRLPLRAGGVFAVLLLDVLEHLEDHEALQEAQRVLKPGGWVLLSVPAFPWLWSARDREAGHRRRYTPMMLRSRLKEAGFRIIDMRFYMFLLFPLILASRWAGRHHPGFQGFEERPSRWLNRLLLQVVRLEVAMGRWIRWPWGSTLLALARKDPLCQSRNPGLDGASPQAGEDAGAPEPPSSKAGAP, from the coding sequence ATGGAAGCGGGGCACTTCTGGTTTGTCGGGCGCCGGGCTATCCTCCAGCACTGGCTGAGACGGATCGCCCTCCCGGCGGAGGGGCTGGTTCTGGATGCAGGCTGTGGAACCGGGTGGACGGTCCGCTGGCTGGCCGATCAGGGTTTCCGCGTGATGGGCGTGGATGTGCTGTCGGATGGCCTAAGAGATTTAAAGGCCCGGGCGCCTTCCCTGGCTCTGGTCCAGGGCGACGCCAGGCGGCTTCCTCTTCGCGCGGGCGGCGTATTCGCAGTCCTGCTGCTGGACGTTCTGGAGCACCTGGAGGATCACGAGGCGCTGCAGGAGGCGCAGCGCGTGCTGAAGCCCGGGGGATGGGTGCTCCTCTCCGTCCCCGCCTTCCCGTGGCTCTGGAGCGCCCGGGATCGGGAGGCCGGGCATCGCCGGCGTTACACCCCAATGATGCTTCGAAGCCGCTTGAAGGAAGCAGGATTTCGCATTATAGACATGCGGTTTTACATGTTCCTGCTCTTCCCCCTGATCCTGGCAAGCCGATGGGCCGGGCGCCACCACCCGGGATTCCAGGGCTTCGAGGAGCGTCCTTCCCGATGGTTGAACCGCCTGCTGCTCCAGGTGGTGCGCCTGGAAGTCGCCATGGGGCGCTGGATACGATGGCCCTGGGGTTCAACCCTGCTCGCGCTGGCGCGCAAGGATCCCCTTTGCCAGAGTCGGAACCCCGGGTTGGATGGGGCATCGCCTCAGGCGGGCGAAGATGCAGGCGCCCCTGAACCTCCCTCATCAAAGGCCGGCGCACCATGA
- a CDS encoding hydrogenase maturation protease produces the protein MSTGPRWALIGLGNPMRRDDGAGPWVAAQLRGRGWPDLRIIRMELPDPMMLAEAWEEAEIAWIVDAVEADAPPGTLLRIRGDRLRTDLRPRGLSTHGLDLLEAIALARTLGPSPRRVILYGIIGADFGFGEGLSPAVEAGARRLLRRLERLITRLNKISSESHSG, from the coding sequence ATGAGCACGGGTCCCCGCTGGGCGCTCATCGGCCTCGGAAATCCGATGCGAAGGGATGATGGAGCAGGCCCGTGGGTGGCCGCGCAGCTTCGAGGAAGGGGCTGGCCGGATCTCCGGATCATCCGGATGGAGCTCCCGGATCCGATGATGCTGGCCGAGGCATGGGAGGAGGCGGAGATCGCCTGGATCGTGGACGCGGTGGAGGCCGATGCGCCGCCCGGAACACTCCTTCGGATCCGAGGCGATCGTCTCCGGACGGATCTCCGTCCGCGCGGGCTCTCCACCCACGGGTTGGATCTGCTGGAAGCGATCGCCCTGGCCCGGACGCTGGGGCCATCCCCCCGACGGGTGATCCTCTATGGGATCATCGGGGCGGACTTCGGGTTCGGAGAGGGGCTGTCCCCCGCCGTGGAGGCCGGCGCCCGCCGCCTCCTCCGCCGGCTGGAGCGCCTGATCACCCGGCTGAATAAAATATCCAGCGAGTCCCACTCCGGATGA